The DNA window TACCGGAATACCCAAAGCCTTTTGTCTTTTCACGTATTGTTTTTAATTCGATACTGCCATAGGAGAACAGCCCTTCTTTTTCAAAGCTCTTTTGCCCATCTGCAAAACCTTCAAAATCTTCTATTAAAGATTTCAATTGTGCATTAGCTGAATTAACAGTAAATAAAGCAGTGATTAAAACACACATCACAGAAAAATAATGTAAACTTTTAATTTTCATCTTACCATGCATAATTAAATGAAAGTCTGAACTCTCCGTCAATAAATCCGTAATTCTCAATTTCTTTTTCATTCCAGGGCAATCTGTTTACCACCCAATTCCCATAAGTTAGCGAAAGCCTGAAAGCTCTCCAGTCAAAATACCCGAAACCATAAGTAAAATCAGGATCCCAGGGAGCTTTTTTATGTTCTTCAGGATAATAGTAAAATGCACTTTCCAAATAAAAATTTTTAAAAACAGTGAAACGACAGGAAACACCTGTGATAAGCTTACCATCAAAAATCCCGCCATGAATTTCTTCAAACTCATCTAAATAATTAATATGATAACGAAGAAACCAGTTAAAAATTAAACTTGTGCTTTCATCCAATCTGATTGCCTCCATAAACTTAGTGGGTAAACTGTGTTTATAAGAACCGAAAAAAAATCCTTGCAAAAACTTATCCCCAAGTGTTTGAATATTATCAGTAAATTTGTTGTTTACATAATTTTCATAACCGTAATCAAAAGTATTCGGTCTCCAGTTAAAACGGCCAATAGAATAGTAGAAATCAGCTGTCCAAATCTGAACAGCGTCTTTATTAAAATCCTTAAACAAGCTGGTTTGTACAAAAAACTCCTCAAACATTCGCGCTCTCAAAGAAAAGTATGCTGCATGACGGTATTCTCTGACAAATCCACTTTCTGCCTGAACAGGAACACCGGCAAATAAATAACCAAAACTTCCATTGAAAACATTTTCACCTAATAAAAGCTTATTTGAGTTAAAGACATGCCCCATGTGCTCGTAGTCTTTAAATGCTCTTTGTTCTAAAGTATCTGCATCATTTGCAAAAAGACCTGTAGCAACCAATATGACAACCCAAAATGTAGTTAGAAACTTTAAAATCAATGTGTTTGGTATATATTTAATAACCAAACTTAAGAAATCCGTAAATCTAACAGTAATTTTTTATGAAAAAACATTTAGGATTTCTGAAAAATAAATTTTGATTTTTACATTATTTATTGTGCCTGCATTTTCTTTAATAAATTTCAATAATCTATGCATCTATATTCAAATGACTAATAATTAACTGCACTTTAAAATACTTTCAAAGAACACCTAATGTATATAACTTATTGATTTAGATCCAATTATGCTTGCATTGTTGAAAAAATGATCTGATATTTGCTTTAAATTCTCAAAAATGAATGTTACTTTCGATAAATCAAAAGATTCAACAATTGAATGGTTGACACCACCGGAACTTGTAAAAAAGCTGGGAACATTTGATTTAGATCCTTGCACACCTATCAATCCGCCTTTTCTTCATGCTAAAGAAAATTATAACATGAATGATGATGGATTATCTAAAAAATGGTTTGGACGAGTTTACATGAACCCACCGTATGGAAGAGGTATGGAAAAATGGATTGAAAAGTTAAAAATACACGGGAACGGAATAGCTTTGATTTTTGCCAGAACGGAAACTAAATGTTTTTTCAATCATATCTGGGATGATGCTGATGCCATTTTATTTGTAAAAGGCAGGATTAAATTTTATAATATAGAAGGTAAGCAAAAAGGAACTCCCGGCTCTCCCAGCGTATTTATAGCCTACGGCAAAGAAAACGCTGATAAACTTGAACAATCTAGGATAGAAGGT is part of the Chitinophagaceae bacterium genome and encodes:
- a CDS encoding adenine methyltransferase encodes the protein MNVTFDKSKDSTIEWLTPPELVKKLGTFDLDPCTPINPPFLHAKENYNMNDDGLSKKWFGRVYMNPPYGRGMEKWIEKLKIHGNGIALIFARTETKCFFNHIWDDADAILFVKGRIKFYNIEGKQKGTPGSPSVFIAYGKENADKLEQSRIEGKYIRLNQRNS